The genomic DNA CACCGGATGGCCCAACCAAGCTGAGGAACCTGCCGCGGTCCGTtgcaagcctagtcgtcccATGATGCCGTTGCCACAAGCGTcgtcctccgacgcagtcccacgctGCACTGACCATTGCCAAGCAACACCAgccgccgcggtccgctgcaagcagtcAATTCCAACAACCATGCGACAACCGCTGGCCGCCACCATAACTACGATCACCTCCACGTGGGCCGGCAACACCCGTCCAGCTTGCCACGTGGCGGGATTGCCACCACCGGCTACTACCACCCACGACCAATGGGCTAGCAATGCCTCGAACTGAGTTGGGTATTTAGagatgacgcctccaaggagggcacgacgccaatggcgccgccgtcgctcgtccAGAATCTGGACAGGATATTCACCTAGAGAAATCCCGTGTAGCAGGGTTGTAGTTCCAACATGACGCCCCCAACGGGAAAAACGACGCCCTAGGGCGCCACCGTCATCTCCACTAGCATGAACATCGGCGAGGGCTTTCGCCGGGAGCATCCTAACCCCTTGCTGCACGCTCACGGCTCGTCACTCCCAGACCACAGCCACGACAGTCCAGCAGGGGCACCGCTACTGCCACGCCTCCACGCACCATGCCGCCATACCTCCACCTTCACTGCAGTCGCCGCGCAGAGGCGCCACCACTCGACCTCTGCTCCCCGCACATGGCCATTGCCCTAGCATCATCGGGCATCTACTCGGGGCATCACAACACCGCGCCACCaagcctcctccacgccgcaaGCCCGCCATCGGACCACCGCTGCCCACGCGTAGTGCCTCCACGTGCAACCTCCACTGCTCATTGCTCACGCGCAGCGCCTCTGCGCGCCGCCTCCAGCCCACCATTGCGCCTGTGAGCTGCCACGCCCCAAATCTAGCGTGCAGGGCTTCTTCCGTTGTTGTCACCTGGTTCCGTGGCCTCCTCCTCGCTCGCGCACAGTGCTATTGCGGTTGCGTGCCACCACCTCCACGCCATCGTCGGCCTTAGCCTGCCATCTCAGATCCTGCGTGTCGCgctcggcggccgccggcgcacAGCCACCACACCCCGCACGGGCCGCCGTCTCACTCCTCACTGCCGTCCCGCGGCCACCACCTCGCTCGCCCAgatgccgcgccgcccccgcacACGAGGCATGGCCACCCCAACGGCAGCCCTTGCCACGCCAGGGGAAGGCCTTGTAGGGgaggcgccgccaccgcgccagACGGCAGATCCCGCACCGTAGGTACCGGATCTGACCTCGCCAGCCCTGCCACGTGCCTTTCACGATGGCTTCCTCCGGCAGCCATGGAGGTTGCGCCCACCAAGGGATGAAGGAGGAGACGAAGGGCATCCCGCCACCGCCATCCTCGCAAGCTGCGCGGGCTTCCGGCGGCTGGCTCGGGAGGCAGCGCGGCCGTGGGGAGGTGGAGGAAAGGGCGGCGTCATGGCGGTTGCGTCCGCCGAGCGACGTGGGGGGAAAGTAGTGTTGAGGAAGATTAATCTTGGCATAGGGCGATTATCATATTGCTGTTTGGAGGCGCACTGTCGTAGAAGAAGCATTGCACAAATCACAACGGACCTCTGGCCCTCAAAGTCAAGAATTTTTCGATATTTTATGGCCATGACCAAGGTATCGATTTGCGTAATGTGGCTTGTCGAACTTTGGTTCCTTTGGAACACATGCATGCGTGGTTTTTTTCCCCTCATGATGATCTGTGAACTGGTTATTGTGAACTTTTGTCCCAAACTTGGACATACACACACATATTGTGAACTTTTGAAGCCGGTCATGAGAAAATTAGATTCCGTAGAGACAAATTTAAAGTGCTAAGAAATTGTGACGGGCATGTGACTTGAAAGCAAGATCGAATTCGGATGTGCACAAGTATGACAACGCACTCTCCTAAATTTAAAGAGCAATACTTGTCGTTTGGCACGGGCTAGCTTCGTCGTTGGCCTTCCGGACGGTGCAGCCCGCGGCCAAGCTTGATGCTCCGATAGATCATATCCACACGCGCTGACCGCCTGGGCCATGCATCGACGTCATCTGGCCATTTGGGTGCCTAGTTTTCGGCTAGCAAAAAGGGTCGAGGCACAACACAACCCCACGGCTTGGCGATGGAGCGTTTCCCCGGCCCGGCGGCCCCGATGGAAACAGAAGAAGCCGTTCGCCCACAAAAACCGGGGGCCGATGCTAGGTGGGGATCCAACACGAGTAACTGATCGACGTCGTCCATCTCCAACTCATCAACGCCGCGGGCAAAAGCCAAAGGGTGTCACGTTGTCGTCTTCATTTCTGTTGCACAGCAAACAAGCTAGTGTTGCGCCCCGTCGCTGCTCAAGCTAAGGCAATTGTAGACTGTACTCTATATCGGTGTCCACCCGTCACATAACCAACTTGCGGATCATCGGTTCGCGCCCTTTGCTAAATGCACGATTATTGCACGTGCACGTTTGCGGATTGTCGGTTTGCGCCCGATGCTGCGGCATGTTTGTAATTGCCGGTCTGCGCTCGTTACTTGCCGTATTTGTATATCGTTGTCGGGTTGTGTCCGTTGCTTGGTATGTTTGTAGAGGTTGTCGGTTTGCGCCCTTTGATAAATGCGTTTTTGCGGATTGTCGGTTTGCGCCCGATGCTGCGGCATGTTTGTAATTGCCAGTCTGCGCCCGTTACTTGCTGTATTTGTAGATCGTTGTCGGGTTGTGTCCGTTGCCTGGTATGTTTGTAGAGGTTGTCGGTTTGCGCCCTTTGATAAATGCGTTTTTGTGGATTGTCGGTTCGCGCCCGTTACTTGCCATATATACTTGCGGATTGTCGTTTGCGCCTTTGCAGATTGCCGGTTCCCGACTTACGAACATGTATATCATCAGCTTTCATTTATTAGCTATGTAATTAATTGTCATATGCTATTTCCCGCTAGTTTTTAGCGGGTTACACCCTTTTTAAATCGCTTTGCACGCCGGTTGTAAAATTGGATCGCAATGGTAATGATTGGTCACCGCGATTTCAAGCCTTATGAAGCACAACCCCCACTAAAAACATACTGAGACCAAGACTCATGATCCTCTGACTGAGTACAACAACTAAATTCTTCACCACAGATGACTCTAGGCAGGTAACAAGGATCCACGCAAGTTTTTAAGACGACACGCACACATCAGGTGAAACGATGGCTTATTACTTGAAATGCATAAATGATCGATCATGGGGTCGATGATCCAGCAATCATCCAGCAGGGTTCGTCGACGACCATGGGCGCTGCCGGCCCGTCGAGCAGGAACGGATCCAGAGAGCTGGCCTCGCCTACCGGGTCAGTCGACGCGACGGCCGCACCTGAACCTGAAGCTTTGTTGGCCGAGTCGCCGTCGGTGGCGCCGACGCGCAGATCGTTGGCGACGCaacgcggcagcggcggcggcatcaggTGGTCGACATCCTGCTGGGTGTCGTCCatgggctgcggctgcgccagtgccggaggctgctgctgcttctgcttgtTCTTGCTCTGCTGGCGAAGCTCGAGCACCTCGCTGTGCATGCTGGCGTGGTTCTCCTTGTCGAAGGTGGGGCTCGCCTGCGGGCGGTACTCCGGCAGCAGCCGCCTCTGCCTGTAGCGCAAGCCGCAGGCGTTGCACAGCGTGGCGGGCCCCTCCGGTCCCTCCCTCCACTGCGGCGTCTCCGACGACCCGCAGTGCACGCACtgcttctccgacgccgccgccgccgccgccttgttcttcttcttgttctgcGGCGCCGGCTTGTCGGAGTCCGTGGTAGCCGTCGCGGGCGCAGGCGATGGAGAACTCCCCTTGGCCGCGTTCCTCCGTGCCGTCCGGTACCCCTCGGGAAGTGGGCCTTCCCAGACGGGACcgtccggtggcggcggcggcggctggtctGAGAcggtcgtcggcgtcgtcgcccgccggcggcgtcgcggctCCCCCCACTGCTCCCCGGCTGcccagcgccggcggccgcaggTGTTGCAGAGCGTGCGGGGCCCCATCGGCCCCGTCCTCCACTGCGACGTCTTGGTCACGCCGCAGTCGCCACACGTCCCCGCCCTCGGGGTCGCCGGTGGTGGGGGAACGGGGAGCCTGAAGGACCACCATCGGGACGTCTCGGCTCGGACGCGAGGGCCCCGCTTCTTgcgcgggacggcggcgtcccttccggcgacgacggcggccaggAGAAGCGCCGCCATCCACgagacggcgccggcgaggcgcccTTCCCGCGCCCTCTccgtgccgccaccgcccggcATCATGGCGGTCGCCACCGCAGGCCGCTGGGTTTTGCTGGGGCCAGatccctgcggcggcggcggcggggcgttgGGGACCGGGCTCGCCGTCTCACGGTGGCGCTCCTGCTCGCTGGGCGACAAGGGCGTCATGGCGTTTGGCGTGAGCACGTCGAAACTGAAGTGTGATGCAGGCGCTGTCTGCCTAAAGTACTCGCGGACTGGACCGGGTGGAGCGGGTTTTATTTGCTGGGTTCGTCCGGCCGGGTTGGGGTAGTTGGTGGTAGCTTGAGCCGGTCCGGTCCAGGCTTTACGCTTGCAGCGTTGCAGTGAGCGAGTTCCACgcgtctctttttttttcccctgtcATCAACGATACTGAATgcctaaggtcctgtttgggaaggggctgttaaagtttaacaccccacttttaacattttttaacactttcctatccaaacacttgtgttaaaagtggggtgttaaagtttaacaccctatttttcataaacacatggagagggtgttaaaacttgctaaaggtgttaaaagtggtccccctctccactttttcccaggttaccctttctctctcctccctctctctccgccggccataaatgaggggacaatagagtcatttcccaccaaaggtgttaaagtttaacacatcatccaaacaccccaatgtgttaaactttagcactctatttgagagtgttaaaactttaacacttgttaaattttaacacaagtatccaaacaggctctaAATTTCTAACGACTTTGAAACCAGACGAATTACTTAGCTGTCTGAACACGTTGGCGCTACGGCCTGCGTGGCGTTTATGCCTGAAGTATCATGTCGTTTCTGCCTGACTCCTTTCTTCAGACGCAGGCGCTGCGGGCGTCGCTAGCTCCTTTCTTACCCGCAGGTTCTACATGCTTTAAACGATAAAAGGGTTTCTCGTCTAGGGGACACTGAATAGGTGTGTGGTTTTGTGCACAGGACATCAGCAAAGTGTTTTGTTGAGTGGACACACTGAGAATAGGTGTGGAGTGTGTCACGCACAAATTCCATCTTAGTGTGTGTTCCACGCACAACTTAGCCACAAACACGAACGTTTTTAAGATGAAATTAAACAAACAGACCGACGAAAATCGATAAATTATTACTGGAATGGGAAATGCATAAATGATCATGGGCACCGATCCAGCAGCTGGAAGAACCTAGTCGATCAAGATCCAGCAGGGTTCTTCCTCCTCGACGTCGATCATGGGCGCTGCCGGCCCGGCCCGTTGAACAGAAACGGGTCCAGCCAGCTCGCCTCGATCGTCCACCGGGTCAGTCATGCTGGGCGCACCTGCGTTGTTGGCAACGAGTCACAGCACCGTCAGGTGGAGCATACCCATGCAGCTCCTCATCAGGTCGACGT from Setaria italica strain Yugu1 chromosome VII, Setaria_italica_v2.0, whole genome shotgun sequence includes the following:
- the LOC101783992 gene encoding myosin-1, translated to MTPLSPSEQERHRETASPVPNAPPPPPQGSGPSKTQRPAVATAMMPGGGGTERAREGRLAGAVSWMAALLLAAVVAGRDAAVPRKKRGPRVRAETSRWWSFRLPVPPPPATPRAGTCGDCGVTKTSQWRTGPMGPRTLCNTCGRRRWAAGEQWGEPRRRRRATTPTTVSDQPPPPPPDGPVWEGPLPEGYRTARRNAAKGSSPSPAPATATTDSDKPAPQNKKKNKRRLLPEYRPQASPTFDKENHASMHSEVLELRQQSKNKQKQQQPPALAQPQPMDDTQQDVDHLMPPPLPRCVANDLRVGATDGDSANKASGSGAAVASTDPVGEASSLDPFLLDGPAAPMVVDEPCWMIAGSSTP